One Aerosakkonema funiforme FACHB-1375 genomic region harbors:
- a CDS encoding glycerol-3-phosphate acyltransferase, translated as MTLTQVWGVLLILIICPLLGGLPLTGWIVYALKRRKLREIGTGNIGVQAAFYHGGTLAGILAVLSEAGKGIAAVMMARAFFQPGDSVWEMLTRGLFHPETVISPSATWELIALVALVMGRYWMGKGAGTTNVVWGFVFHDVRVAGLVFLIGGISFTILRERSAGRIAVLILFPLMLALLHPHEYDRIFVAISLAMLIGWIYKKIPDDLDLRPEAGQADSEKMFRFFRGDKAMISLDQQLDTSKVGQKAATLSQLKRWGYSVPDGWVLPPGDDSAPLIESLQPSPTSPLVVRSSAIGEDSELASAAGQYETILNVTSREALQQAILRCQASYNLPSAVDYRQQRYLPEASMAVVIQKQVSGAFSGVAFSRDPILGHGDAVAIEALPGAASRVVSGKVTPEQYRVIVKERENLPLPSSPTQNAEVVVEGEGDVPQKLIRQVAILARELENRYHGIPQDIEWSYDGEILWILQSRPITNLSPIWTRKIAAEVIPGLIRPLTWSINRPLTCGVWGEIFTLVLDKRARGLDFNETATLHYSRAYFNATLLGQIFRRMGLPAESLEFLTRGAKFSKPPWRSTWQNVPGLLRLLGRELRLEKDFQRDYRRYFAPALAELSQSRPKIGRPATLPHFSPQAILETIDFILDLLKRATFYSILAPLSLALRQAILKVKDAELDAGQTPEVASLRRLRELANAARHLLSQSQLNNVESDRDFAPTLFARLAEIPDGDSILKQFDEFLDKYGYLSDVGTDIAVPTWKEDPSPVRELFAQFVFNPPSDSQQHSSTQKSQRKTQSSLQRRLDLKGRVTEVYSQLLAELRWNFIALEQICLDAGVLKQAGDIFFLELSEIRRFIAEEDRTIAEELAQLVQKRRSQLEQDRQLETVPPVVYGNAPPAAMLRIGVSEPSQQLQGIAASPGQVEGRVKVLRNLQALGEVDKNTILVVEYTDSGWAPLLARAGGLIAEVGGRLSHGAIVAREYNIPAVMDIHNATRLLRNGQRVRIDGTRGTVEILE; from the coding sequence ATGACACTGACGCAAGTTTGGGGTGTACTGCTGATTTTGATTATCTGTCCGCTGTTGGGGGGACTGCCTTTGACAGGATGGATAGTCTACGCACTGAAGCGGCGAAAGCTGCGAGAAATTGGCACTGGCAATATCGGCGTGCAAGCAGCATTTTACCACGGGGGGACTCTGGCGGGTATTCTAGCTGTGCTGTCGGAAGCGGGAAAAGGTATCGCGGCTGTAATGATGGCGCGTGCTTTCTTTCAGCCAGGGGACTCGGTGTGGGAAATGCTGACGCGAGGACTATTTCACCCGGAAACAGTCATATCGCCATCGGCGACGTGGGAATTAATCGCTTTGGTGGCTTTGGTCATGGGGCGATACTGGATGGGGAAAGGTGCCGGTACAACTAATGTAGTGTGGGGTTTTGTTTTCCACGATGTCCGGGTGGCGGGATTGGTGTTTTTGATTGGGGGAATCAGCTTTACAATTTTGCGGGAACGCAGTGCGGGAAGGATAGCAGTGTTGATTCTGTTTCCGCTGATGTTGGCATTATTGCATCCCCACGAGTACGATCGCATCTTTGTCGCGATATCTTTGGCGATGTTAATCGGCTGGATATATAAAAAGATACCCGACGATCTCGATCTGCGCCCAGAAGCAGGACAGGCGGATTCTGAAAAAATGTTTCGCTTTTTTCGCGGCGACAAAGCTATGATTTCTCTCGACCAACAGCTCGATACGTCTAAAGTCGGACAAAAAGCTGCCACTCTATCTCAATTAAAACGCTGGGGCTACTCGGTGCCGGATGGATGGGTATTACCGCCGGGAGATGACTCCGCACCTTTGATAGAATCTTTGCAACCTTCTCCCACATCGCCTTTGGTGGTGCGTTCTTCTGCGATTGGGGAAGATTCCGAACTTGCTTCTGCGGCTGGACAGTATGAAACTATATTAAATGTTACCAGTCGAGAAGCTTTGCAACAGGCAATTCTGCGCTGTCAAGCTTCTTACAATTTACCGAGTGCGGTTGATTATCGCCAACAGCGATATCTCCCAGAAGCGAGTATGGCGGTGGTAATTCAAAAACAAGTTTCTGGTGCGTTTTCTGGAGTTGCGTTCAGCCGCGATCCTATTTTAGGACATGGGGATGCGGTGGCGATCGAAGCTTTACCCGGAGCTGCTTCGCGAGTAGTTTCCGGTAAAGTCACGCCAGAACAATATCGCGTTATTGTCAAAGAGCGAGAAAATCTCCCACTTCCCTCCTCTCCCACTCAAAACGCAGAAGTAGTTGTGGAAGGCGAAGGAGATGTTCCCCAAAAGTTAATTCGACAAGTGGCTATTCTGGCGCGAGAATTGGAAAATCGCTATCACGGTATCCCGCAAGATATCGAGTGGAGTTACGATGGCGAAATATTGTGGATTTTGCAATCGCGTCCCATTACTAATTTATCTCCTATTTGGACGCGCAAAATTGCCGCCGAAGTGATTCCAGGATTGATTCGCCCCCTCACTTGGTCGATTAACCGTCCTCTCACTTGTGGCGTTTGGGGAGAAATTTTTACCTTAGTTTTAGATAAACGGGCGCGTGGTTTGGATTTCAACGAAACGGCAACTTTGCATTACTCTCGCGCTTATTTTAATGCTACTTTGTTAGGACAAATTTTTCGCCGAATGGGATTACCTGCCGAAAGTTTGGAATTTTTAACTAGAGGTGCTAAATTTAGCAAACCACCTTGGCGTTCCACTTGGCAAAATGTGCCGGGATTACTCCGCCTGTTGGGTCGCGAATTGCGTTTGGAAAAAGATTTTCAACGAGATTATCGGCGATATTTTGCACCTGCTTTAGCCGAATTGAGCCAAAGTCGGCCAAAAATAGGACGACCGGCAACTCTCCCTCACTTCTCCCCGCAAGCAATCCTAGAAACGATCGACTTCATCCTCGATTTACTCAAGCGTGCTACATTTTACAGTATTTTGGCACCTTTGAGTTTGGCATTGCGGCAGGCAATACTAAAGGTTAAAGATGCCGAATTGGATGCCGGTCAGACGCCGGAAGTTGCGAGTTTGCGAAGACTCCGGGAACTTGCGAATGCAGCTCGTCATCTGCTATCCCAATCCCAATTAAACAATGTGGAAAGCGATCGAGATTTTGCGCCTACCCTGTTTGCCAGATTAGCGGAAATTCCGGATGGTGACTCAATTTTAAAACAATTTGACGAATTTTTAGACAAATACGGCTATCTCAGCGATGTAGGCACCGATATTGCCGTTCCCACTTGGAAAGAAGACCCCAGTCCAGTTCGGGAATTGTTTGCACAGTTTGTTTTTAATCCTCCTTCCGATTCCCAACAACATTCTTCTACTCAAAAATCGCAACGCAAAACACAAAGTTCTCTACAGCGTCGTTTAGATCTCAAAGGTAGGGTGACGGAAGTTTACAGCCAGTTGCTGGCAGAACTGCGCTGGAACTTTATCGCGCTAGAACAAATCTGCTTAGATGCAGGTGTGCTTAAGCAAGCTGGTGACATTTTTTTCCTGGAATTATCCGAAATTCGCCGCTTTATCGCTGAAGAAGATCGAACAATCGCCGAGGAATTGGCGCAGTTGGTACAAAAGAGGCGATCGCAACTCGAACAAGACCGACAATTGGAAACAGTACCGCCAGTGGTGTACGGCAATGCACCCCCAGCTGCTATGCTCAGAATTGGCGTCAGCGAACCCAGCCAACAACTGCAAGGAATAGCCGCCAGTCCCGGACAAGTCGAGGGTCGGGTGAAAGTGTTGCGAAATTTGCAAGCCCTTGGCGAAGTTGACAAAAATACCATCCTCGTGGTAGAATACACAGATTCTGGCTGGGCTCCCCTGTTAGCGCGTGCGGGTGGATTGATAGCAGAAGTGGGTGGGCGTTTATCGCACGGTGCGATCGTTGCTCGCGAGTATAACATTCCCGCAGTCATGGATATCCACAATGCCACTCGTCTATTGCGAAACGGACAGCGAGTGCGAATCGATGGAACTAGAGGAACAGTCGAAATACTTGAATAA
- a CDS encoding response regulator transcription factor produces MTPTAHILLVEDEIKLARFIELELCSEGYRVSVAHDGMSGLILARETAPDLLILDWMLPGLTGVELCRRLRTTGIKAPAILLTARDEVSDRVAGLDAGADDYVVKPFSIEELLARIRAHLRRTKEDKDGTDLWQFQDISLNRRTREVFRGQRSIELTVKEFDLLDYLLSHPRQVLTKEQILEKVWGYDFMGDSNIIEVYIRYLRLKLEEGNEKRLIHTVRGVGYCLRE; encoded by the coding sequence ATGACCCCAACTGCACACATTCTCTTAGTCGAAGATGAAATTAAGCTAGCTCGGTTTATCGAATTAGAATTGTGTAGCGAGGGGTATCGCGTCAGCGTGGCGCACGACGGTATGAGCGGTCTGATACTAGCACGAGAGACTGCACCCGATCTGCTGATTTTAGACTGGATGTTACCGGGACTGACGGGAGTTGAACTTTGTCGCCGTTTGCGGACAACAGGTATTAAAGCACCAGCAATTTTGCTCACAGCAAGAGATGAAGTGAGCGATCGCGTTGCAGGTTTGGATGCAGGAGCTGATGATTATGTTGTGAAACCTTTCAGCATTGAAGAACTCCTCGCCAGAATTCGCGCTCATCTGCGTCGCACAAAGGAAGATAAAGATGGAACAGATTTGTGGCAATTTCAAGACATCAGCTTAAATCGCCGCACTCGCGAAGTATTCCGGGGTCAGCGCAGCATCGAACTAACAGTTAAAGAGTTTGATTTACTCGACTACCTCCTCAGTCATCCCCGTCAGGTACTCACGAAAGAGCAAATTTTAGAAAAAGTTTGGGGTTACGATTTCATGGGTGATTCCAATATTATTGAGGTTTATATCCGCTACCTACGCCTGAAGCTAGAAGAAGGTAATGAAAAACGTCTGATTCACACAGTTAGAGGTGTGGGTTATTGTTTGCGGGAGTAG
- a CDS encoding DMT family transporter, whose amino-acid sequence MSFINKIPGQAYLWIAVILFAASNSIVRKLAEVGEQHLVAGRNPISPCNVLFVSNICALLVLLVINYRHLKLDLLKQISRREWLATIAVAILSGALAPGFIFQALTLTRVTNVILIGRIEPLLILLLSIWLFKERLDRWEIGGALICFIGAILSFQFQSMGMGSTIGFGRGEFLTLIGICAGMSGNIISKAFLTRIAPEILTIVRMGIATIAFFCLAMYLYGSEHFAEAFSPFLWQWMLVYGALIVAIGQFCWSKGLTNSNLSQASLANSFSPIAGVIAAYFILNEKLTLGDSIAISAIVCGLLLSQMGIRRRTLVATRMTHLNAVRQAETGLGFKGV is encoded by the coding sequence ATGAGCTTTATTAATAAAATTCCGGGACAAGCTTATTTGTGGATAGCAGTTATTTTGTTTGCTGCATCTAACTCAATTGTGCGTAAACTAGCTGAAGTCGGCGAGCAACATCTAGTAGCAGGCAGAAATCCCATTTCTCCTTGTAATGTTTTATTTGTTAGCAACATTTGTGCTTTACTTGTTTTGCTCGTCATCAACTATCGCCACTTAAAGTTAGACTTATTGAAGCAAATTTCCCGCCGAGAATGGCTAGCAACGATCGCAGTTGCTATTTTATCGGGAGCGCTGGCTCCCGGTTTTATCTTTCAAGCGCTAACTCTGACAAGAGTGACTAATGTCATTTTAATCGGAAGAATTGAGCCTCTGCTGATTTTGCTGTTATCAATTTGGTTGTTTAAAGAACGGCTCGATCGTTGGGAAATAGGAGGAGCTTTAATTTGCTTTATAGGCGCTATTCTCAGTTTTCAATTCCAAAGTATGGGGATGGGGAGTACAATTGGCTTTGGCAGGGGTGAGTTTTTAACTTTGATAGGAATATGTGCTGGAATGAGCGGAAATATTATCAGCAAAGCTTTCCTAACTCGCATTGCTCCGGAAATTCTTACTATTGTGCGTATGGGAATAGCCACAATAGCATTTTTTTGTCTCGCTATGTATCTTTATGGCAGCGAACATTTTGCCGAGGCATTTTCACCATTTCTATGGCAGTGGATGTTAGTTTACGGTGCCCTAATCGTAGCGATCGGTCAATTTTGTTGGTCTAAAGGATTAACAAATTCTAACTTATCTCAAGCTTCTTTAGCAAATTCTTTTAGTCCGATTGCGGGCGTTATCGCAGCTTACTTTATTTTGAATGAAAAACTGACTCTAGGCGACTCTATTGCCATTAGTGCGATCGTCTGCGGTTTACTTTTAAGTCAGATGGGAATTAGGCGGAGAACTTTAGTCGCCACCCGCATGACGCATTTAAATGCTGTCAGACAAGCCGAAACTGGGCTTGGTTTTAAGGGAGTTTAA
- a CDS encoding RNA-guided endonuclease InsQ/TnpB family protein: protein MLVFEAKLRGTNEQYAILDEMIRTARFVRNSCLRYWMDNKGVNKYDLNKYCKVLREQFEWCKKLSAQACQASAERAWSAIARFFDNCKKQVPGKKSFPKFKKHQTHGSVEYKVDGWVLSDDRLTITFRDGFKAGTFRMWGSRDLHFYQKEQIKRVRVVRRADGYYVQFSIDQERIEPRVATNKMLGIDVGLNHFYTDSEGNKVENPRFLRKSEKALKRASSRVSRRAKGDKNRLKAIKKLGRVHLKVQRRRKDFAVKTARALVQSSDLVAIEDLKVRNMVKNHHLAKSISDAAWTLFREWLEYFGKVFDVPVIAVAPHYTTQNCSNCGHEVKKALSTRTHKCSHCGYLDDRDTNAAKNILIKALIGLAQLPSGRRKVTPGDEMIRCEDGETQTGKVARRTRKSLQ, encoded by the coding sequence ATGCTAGTATTCGAGGCAAAATTACGAGGAACAAACGAGCAGTACGCCATTTTAGACGAGATGATTCGTACTGCTCGTTTTGTGCGGAATTCCTGTCTTCGGTACTGGATGGATAACAAAGGGGTCAATAAGTATGACCTCAACAAATATTGCAAGGTACTCAGAGAACAATTTGAATGGTGCAAGAAACTCTCGGCTCAAGCTTGTCAGGCTAGTGCAGAAAGGGCGTGGAGTGCCATTGCTAGATTCTTTGATAATTGCAAAAAGCAAGTTCCAGGCAAGAAAAGCTTTCCTAAGTTCAAAAAACATCAAACCCACGGATCTGTTGAATACAAGGTTGATGGATGGGTATTATCGGACGATCGATTAACCATTACATTTAGGGATGGCTTTAAAGCTGGAACCTTTAGAATGTGGGGTAGTCGTGATTTGCATTTTTATCAAAAAGAGCAAATAAAGCGAGTTCGTGTAGTTCGTCGGGCTGATGGATATTACGTCCAGTTTTCCATCGACCAAGAACGAATTGAGCCGCGTGTTGCCACAAACAAAATGCTGGGCATAGATGTTGGTTTAAACCATTTCTACACTGACTCAGAAGGCAATAAAGTAGAGAACCCTCGGTTTTTAAGGAAATCTGAAAAGGCATTAAAACGGGCTTCATCGCGTGTTTCTCGTAGGGCTAAGGGTGACAAGAATCGTCTCAAAGCCATTAAGAAGTTAGGTAGAGTGCATCTCAAGGTACAACGGCGGCGTAAAGACTTTGCGGTTAAGACTGCAAGGGCGCTTGTCCAGTCTAGCGACTTGGTAGCCATTGAAGACCTAAAAGTGCGGAACATGGTTAAAAACCATCATCTAGCCAAATCCATAAGTGATGCAGCATGGACATTGTTTAGAGAATGGTTAGAGTATTTTGGGAAAGTGTTTGATGTGCCAGTAATTGCTGTTGCACCTCATTACACTACCCAAAATTGCTCGAACTGTGGGCATGAGGTTAAGAAAGCTTTATCGACTCGTACCCATAAATGCTCACACTGCGGTTACTTAGATGACCGTGACACTAACGCTGCTAAAAACATTTTGATAAAAGCGTTAATAGGTCTTGCACAACTACCGTCGGGCAGACGGAAAGTGACGCCTGGGGATGAGATGATCCGCTGCGAGGATGGGGAAACCCAGACTGGTAAGGTTGCTCGTAGAACCAGGAAATCCCTTCAGTGA
- a CDS encoding DUF4079 domain-containing protein, with translation MELKDAIALIHPAIAMIVVYPLIGNVINLAWQVRQRRLQNASGGKSKIPPISGQEHLKLGRYLAISVVGITLIALAYSIFIKHILAKQTWIEQPLQVGFIVLMFVATIAALFFLQRASNKLWRGTFATLTGAGLVILGFQEGVFRRDSEWFVSHYYYGIIAALLMIFSLAIVPEIYRDKTNRWRIVHTVLNSIALALFLGQAITGARDLLEIPLSWQEPYIYQCDFANKSCPTATPQP, from the coding sequence ATGGAATTGAAGGATGCGATCGCTCTTATCCATCCGGCGATCGCCATGATCGTTGTCTATCCCCTGATTGGCAATGTCATTAATTTAGCGTGGCAAGTCAGACAAAGGCGACTACAAAATGCCAGTGGGGGTAAAAGTAAAATTCCTCCTATCTCCGGACAGGAACATCTGAAGTTAGGTCGGTATCTGGCAATTTCAGTTGTAGGAATTACCTTAATTGCACTAGCTTATTCAATTTTTATCAAACATATATTGGCGAAGCAAACTTGGATTGAACAACCTTTACAAGTTGGCTTTATCGTTTTGATGTTTGTGGCAACCATAGCTGCTCTTTTTTTCCTGCAAAGAGCTAGTAATAAATTGTGGCGAGGAACTTTTGCAACTCTAACAGGTGCGGGATTAGTAATTTTAGGATTTCAAGAAGGAGTTTTCCGGCGCGATAGTGAATGGTTTGTTTCCCATTACTATTATGGGATAATTGCTGCTCTACTCATGATTTTTTCTTTAGCGATCGTTCCGGAAATTTACCGAGACAAGACAAATCGCTGGCGAATTGTGCATACAGTGTTAAACTCGATTGCATTAGCTTTATTTTTAGGGCAGGCAATCACAGGGGCGCGGGATTTGTTAGAAATTCCATTAAGCTGGCAAGAACCTTATATTTATCAGTGCGATTTTGCGAACAAATCTTGTCCGACGGCGACGCCCCAGCCATAG
- a CDS encoding ABC transporter substrate-binding protein encodes MRGYKTWKRWGIFALLGLLLSWAVSCSSGNVVSRQTTTGDRQEVEFWTMQLQPQFTDYFNQLIASFEAKNPGVKVRWVDVPWSAMESKILTAVSAKTAPDVVNLNPDFASQLAARNAWLDLDSKISTQERQVYLPNIWKASTFDGKSFGIPWYLATDITIYNQDLFKQAGITKPPITYEELANLAKQVKDKTGKYAFFVTFVPGDSAEVLESFVQMGVQLVDAEGKAAFNTPEGKAAFQYWVDLYKNGLLPKEALTQGHRRAIELYQAGETALLRSGAQFLSTIAKNAPAIAKVSVPAPQITGKTGKKSVAVMNLTIPRDTDLPDAALKFALFVTDDENQLAFAKAANTLPSTVKALQDNYFKTVPPNATSADKARVVSANQMKQAEVLLPTMKNVNVLQRLIYDNLQAAMLGEKSVEQAVADAAKEWNDR; translated from the coding sequence ATGCGCGGATATAAAACTTGGAAACGTTGGGGAATTTTTGCGCTGTTGGGGTTGTTGCTAAGCTGGGCAGTTAGTTGCAGCAGTGGCAATGTGGTAAGTAGGCAAACTACAACTGGCGATCGCCAAGAGGTTGAGTTCTGGACGATGCAGTTGCAGCCTCAATTTACAGATTACTTCAATCAGTTGATTGCTAGTTTTGAGGCGAAAAATCCAGGTGTGAAGGTGCGTTGGGTAGATGTACCTTGGTCGGCGATGGAGAGTAAAATTCTGACGGCGGTTTCGGCGAAGACTGCTCCGGATGTGGTAAACTTGAATCCAGATTTTGCTTCTCAGTTGGCTGCTCGCAATGCTTGGCTGGATTTGGATAGTAAGATTTCCACTCAGGAACGGCAAGTTTATTTACCGAATATTTGGAAGGCTAGTACGTTCGACGGGAAGAGTTTTGGTATTCCTTGGTATTTGGCGACAGATATTACTATTTACAATCAAGATTTGTTTAAGCAAGCTGGTATTACCAAGCCGCCGATTACTTACGAAGAGTTGGCAAATCTAGCTAAACAGGTGAAGGATAAGACTGGTAAGTATGCGTTTTTTGTAACGTTTGTACCGGGAGATTCGGCGGAGGTGCTGGAATCTTTTGTGCAGATGGGTGTACAGCTGGTGGATGCAGAAGGTAAGGCGGCGTTTAATACTCCGGAAGGTAAGGCGGCGTTTCAATATTGGGTAGATTTATATAAAAATGGTTTGTTACCGAAAGAAGCTTTGACGCAAGGACACAGGCGTGCGATCGAACTTTACCAAGCTGGGGAAACGGCTTTGCTGCGATCGGGTGCCCAATTTTTGAGTACGATCGCCAAAAATGCGCCTGCGATCGCCAAAGTTTCTGTTCCTGCACCCCAAATTACTGGAAAAACTGGTAAAAAAAGCGTGGCGGTAATGAATTTGACGATTCCTCGCGATACAGATCTACCTGATGCGGCGCTGAAGTTCGCTTTGTTTGTGACTGATGATGAAAATCAGTTGGCTTTTGCTAAAGCTGCTAATACTTTGCCTTCGACGGTGAAGGCGCTGCAAGATAATTATTTCAAAACTGTTCCGCCTAATGCTACGTCTGCGGATAAGGCGCGTGTTGTCAGCGCCAATCAAATGAAACAGGCGGAAGTTTTGCTGCCGACGATGAAGAATGTAAATGTGCTGCAACGGTTAATTTACGATAATTTGCAGGCGGCGATGTTGGGTGAGAAGTCGGTGGAACAAGCTGTGGCGGATGCGGCGAAGGAGTGGAACGATCGATAA
- a CDS encoding GAF domain-containing sensor histidine kinase — translation MTLPSGDDIALGSPRAWQQAQRILEVLSSLNYRAGELDRYLHEIASGLSQLLGLDWSVVTLCQDGKEKVMASSLDMGEGEHIYSLHGLLTETVVRSGQTLAVEDALACQEYGQPPEGYASYLGVPLRTSQGEVIGTICSFCVLSRHFLEEEMRVAELFAERAATAINDYNLYQQQRQFNEVLEAEVAKRTEELRATQTKLIEQERLAAIGEFAATIVHEIRNPVTTIMMGLNYFKKKSVTAPDRERVALAIDEAYRLQNLLNEILHYAKPQILQLEEIELNSLIQKMLSVLREMPEAVERKIEFIPTSSGVTIMGDKDKLKQVLINLVRNGCEAIAPGEAVTCEVELSKDLRQACLQIRNDGTIIPSHILPKLTQPFCSTKSGGTGLGLAIVKRIVDAHNGIFSIKSARETGTIASIYIPLSTNNKL, via the coding sequence ATGACTCTACCTTCAGGAGATGACATCGCGTTAGGCAGTCCTCGTGCTTGGCAGCAGGCCCAGCGGATTCTGGAAGTTTTATCTTCTCTTAACTATCGCGCTGGCGAACTCGATCGCTACCTGCACGAGATTGCCTCCGGCTTAAGTCAGCTACTTGGACTCGACTGGTCTGTTGTCACGCTATGTCAGGATGGCAAAGAAAAAGTAATGGCAAGCAGCTTAGATATGGGGGAAGGAGAGCATATTTATTCATTACACGGATTGCTGACCGAGACTGTAGTGCGAAGCGGACAAACACTAGCTGTAGAAGATGCTTTAGCTTGTCAAGAGTATGGCCAACCTCCAGAAGGATACGCCTCCTATTTGGGAGTTCCCCTTCGCACATCCCAAGGGGAAGTTATCGGAACAATTTGCTCTTTCTGTGTGTTATCTCGTCATTTTTTAGAAGAAGAAATGCGGGTGGCAGAGTTATTTGCCGAACGAGCGGCAACGGCAATTAATGATTACAATCTCTATCAGCAGCAGCGACAATTTAATGAAGTTTTAGAAGCGGAAGTCGCGAAACGCACTGAGGAACTGCGAGCCACTCAAACTAAATTAATCGAACAGGAAAGATTGGCAGCAATCGGGGAATTTGCGGCGACGATCGTGCATGAAATCCGCAACCCTGTCACTACGATAATGATGGGTTTAAATTATTTTAAGAAAAAGTCTGTTACCGCGCCAGATAGAGAAAGAGTTGCTTTAGCAATTGATGAAGCTTATCGGCTGCAAAATTTGTTGAACGAAATTTTACATTATGCCAAACCTCAAATCCTACAATTAGAAGAAATAGAGCTAAATTCGTTAATTCAAAAAATGCTCTCTGTTCTGAGGGAAATGCCTGAAGCAGTGGAACGAAAAATAGAGTTTATCCCGACATCAAGTGGAGTTACAATTATGGGAGATAAAGATAAACTAAAGCAGGTATTGATTAACTTGGTGCGGAATGGATGTGAAGCGATCGCACCCGGAGAAGCGGTTACCTGTGAAGTCGAACTAAGTAAAGATTTGAGACAAGCTTGCCTCCAAATTCGTAATGACGGTACTATCATTCCATCTCATATTTTACCGAAACTAACGCAACCATTCTGTTCTACAAAATCTGGAGGAACTGGCTTAGGACTGGCGATCGTCAAACGAATTGTAGATGCTCACAACGGCATATTTTCGATTAAGTCTGCTAGAGAAACGGGGACGATCGCTAGTATTTACATTCCTTTATCAACCAATAATAAACTATGA
- a CDS encoding Mur ligase family protein, producing the protein MLSPENANIDNILKAFQHFGVNLGLERIQQLLADLGNPDRQVPMIHVAGTNGKGSVCAYLSSVLTAAGYRVGRYISPHLISWNERICLNEKPISSQELQQLLLQVQSAINPNAESPTQFEVITAAAWLYFAQQKVDVAVMEVGLGGRLDATNICNSPLVTVITSISREHWQVLGPTLADIAREKAGILKPGCPAVIGQLPPEAITVVKNRIQELGCPAIFPEPAIALPTPGERWAEYQGIQYPLPLLGDFQLANSALAIASLQLLQQQGWQISQDAIVSGMANTKWLGRVQWTSWKNQRILIDGAHNPAAAIVLRQYVDSLDTKSVTWVMGILSSKDCDDIFKALLRSCDRLFLVPVPDQSSAHPEDLATLARQICPELALVATYPDLVSGLEAAIASDPGLLVLCGSLYLIGHFLSLDRPTPANNNPHL; encoded by the coding sequence GTGCTTTCACCTGAAAACGCGAACATCGATAATATCCTCAAAGCATTCCAACACTTCGGGGTTAATCTCGGATTAGAACGGATTCAACAACTTCTAGCCGACTTAGGTAACCCCGATCGCCAAGTACCTATGATCCACGTTGCCGGAACTAACGGCAAAGGTTCGGTTTGCGCCTATCTCTCCTCCGTATTAACGGCAGCAGGTTATCGCGTCGGACGATATATTTCTCCTCATTTAATCTCTTGGAACGAACGCATCTGTCTCAACGAAAAACCAATTTCTTCTCAAGAATTACAACAATTACTCCTACAAGTCCAATCCGCTATTAACCCAAATGCAGAATCTCCCACCCAGTTTGAAGTTATCACCGCCGCCGCTTGGTTGTATTTCGCACAACAAAAAGTAGATGTGGCAGTAATGGAAGTGGGATTGGGAGGAAGACTGGATGCAACTAATATTTGTAATTCTCCCTTGGTAACAGTCATAACTTCTATCAGTCGAGAACATTGGCAAGTGCTGGGCCCAACTTTAGCGGATATCGCCAGAGAAAAAGCGGGTATCCTCAAACCGGGATGTCCTGCTGTTATCGGTCAGTTACCGCCAGAAGCAATAACAGTTGTGAAAAACCGCATTCAGGAATTAGGTTGTCCGGCGATTTTCCCAGAACCTGCGATCGCATTACCAACACCAGGGGAAAGATGGGCGGAATATCAAGGAATTCAATATCCTTTACCCTTGTTGGGAGATTTCCAATTGGCAAATTCCGCGTTGGCGATCGCATCCCTCCAACTCCTCCAACAACAAGGTTGGCAAATTTCTCAGGATGCGATCGTTTCTGGGATGGCAAATACTAAATGGCTGGGAAGAGTGCAATGGACAAGTTGGAAAAATCAGCGCATATTAATAGATGGCGCTCACAATCCCGCAGCTGCGATCGTTCTCCGTCAATATGTCGATAGCTTAGATACAAAATCTGTCACCTGGGTAATGGGAATCCTCTCTAGCAAAGATTGTGACGATATCTTCAAAGCCTTACTTCGATCGTGCGATCGATTATTTTTAGTGCCAGTTCCAGACCAAAGTTCTGCTCATCCAGAAGATTTAGCAACTCTCGCTCGTCAGATCTGTCCGGAATTAGCTTTAGTCGCAACTTATCCCGATCTAGTTTCTGGTTTAGAAGCTGCGATCGCATCCGATCCCGGTTTACTTGTTTTGTGCGGTTCTCTTTATTTAATCGGTCATTTCTTAAGTCTCGATCGTCCTACTCCCGCAAACAATAACCCACACCTCTAA